A genomic window from Candidatus Edwardsbacteria bacterium includes:
- a CDS encoding C25 family cysteine peptidase codes for MKKYAAVIAGLLYFSAAALADIDIIRSDESGMILEFGAGTIKTSPVLAGNRIYHQISVEGCFNTIDCGRPSLPQHSVMLAVPYNALAIITRIEMLDKEYIPIVPLPSPAPAEMENGFVIDRTIYSGRAQYPAQAASVSAPGWAGNTKVSTATVFPVVFDPANARVIFSRRIRVTLEYKITGTYPQGVPPAQSRLNKVLLGTVANPKQAEKWGYRALSKTGQISCDTMPYKMFIKSDGIYKVGHDDLLAAGINPGLTDPRSLKIIHKGREVALYFKGQSDGVFDPDDYFEFYGQAGRGDSTYYHQFSNANVYYLSLTGSLGARMAEEEGTPVLSGMTPASHFSETLHFEKDSLFYRLSSLNSDQHDRWFWKRLDYPASAVIGLDIPSPHISSGDSFIIKGSLHGITTDWHHVQLLLNGYLIADLAWYEQTEKEFSAKFPAAAVINGANSLTVRHDTTSNTSNKILINWLEIDYKRGFAVPGGDLTFAADNSISDSLVQYTLTGLPAYTVDVYKLGISKIVGSAITLGVSGLDYDLSFQDRIYGDERYVVIRSDNKKRLSPGDLAPNKASNLRDPAFIGTEYVVITSDELTASAGKMVQIRGASYPNAIYALTTDIYDEFNDGIPADKAIKDYLKYAFENWSIQPEYVLLMGDGSYDPRNVMGNSKPDQIPVHLTRTDWYGGVADDDYFVRVKGDDFLPDMSIGRLPVNSNQEFAVWDNKRQLYDQRLFLDRWHKDILFVAGWPLNVEDNFYSPSDKLAAMVSPAYDIAKVYHGSAYQNKEDLISRLNQGVAVAVFYGHGGAQLWSHGSFFWYYDVPRLNNWGRWPLIGSFTCSSGAFESPLYTSISESFIFNPGGAIGIYTSSGASYGDSITGCVMENTFMDAWDRRGFRYFGDIALSSKYSLSGGLPPSGQSLDMLASYNLLGDPAVRLALPDTGLRVEISQTAVFPGDSTQVKITGPFGPGLAVISLYDSGRRIVSQNAFSSSAGQAQTYLTIPDSALSGQAYLKIYLKDENSDWVAVEYLGISRPAVSGIKVIPSAPTDIDSIQITGIVQSLDGIDSVWCRWHWGSYNDTTDTGNVFNQSLMTLSGDSARLNSKLYLAGLEGNYPSQSEIYLVFRVSAQDTLGNITTGRWENHKILRRADLTPSSQAQGSVYLGGKRVLTINAPIKNQGDIDADSIPVSFHRSGDDSLLGLGLIDAITAGEEKTLSLPWTIEGEFTQLYYRIDPLRTLVLPYPQEDTTNDNSAAYWVPSQDFYYYQLDARGNNQDTLDYYSKIKAFFPDSCLHDSAVAIIGRKLFDINGIAQSGLVPFDSLGQAYFVGLTDSSRAFENNRALWVSLQLDNIDSTTDLNHLKLFRNDDITGFWQLIPSQIDGSYISGFSPRSGTFAAMYSTDTTGPQITAKVDQQAVGWGQVISVPDPQYSVMIEDRDGINADSIWLKLDNQIVNRPDYSLAINPDKSHSVQLVYSARLKNGRHSLEAGAADNLGNKSTLKIFNDVKIEFALKEIANYPNPVNGDITTFYFYVGDVADKYELKIYTVAGRLIKTFQGGLTSGVRTFGWDLRDESGRGVANGVYFYKVTVSQGGQVKERTGKMAVLR; via the coding sequence ATGAAAAAGTACGCAGCGGTCATTGCCGGCCTGCTTTATTTTTCTGCGGCGGCCCTGGCCGACATCGATATTATCAGATCCGATGAGTCCGGAATGATCCTTGAGTTCGGGGCGGGCACTATAAAAACCTCCCCGGTGCTTGCCGGCAATAGAATATACCACCAAATATCGGTGGAGGGCTGTTTCAACACCATTGACTGCGGGAGACCTTCTTTGCCCCAGCACAGCGTAATGCTGGCGGTCCCGTACAACGCTTTGGCGATCATCACCCGGATAGAAATGCTGGATAAGGAATATATCCCCATTGTTCCTCTTCCCAGCCCGGCTCCGGCCGAGATGGAAAACGGTTTTGTGATCGACCGGACAATATATTCCGGAAGGGCCCAGTACCCAGCCCAGGCGGCAAGCGTGAGTGCCCCGGGCTGGGCCGGAAACACCAAGGTGTCGACGGCAACTGTTTTCCCGGTTGTTTTCGACCCGGCCAACGCCCGGGTGATCTTCAGCCGGAGGATCAGGGTCACCCTAGAATATAAAATAACCGGGACCTATCCCCAGGGTGTTCCGCCGGCCCAAAGCCGGCTGAACAAGGTTTTGCTTGGAACCGTAGCCAACCCCAAACAGGCTGAAAAATGGGGCTACCGAGCTTTATCCAAGACCGGCCAGATATCGTGCGACACCATGCCGTATAAGATGTTTATCAAAAGCGACGGCATCTATAAAGTAGGCCATGACGACCTGCTGGCCGCGGGAATAAATCCCGGTCTGACCGACCCCCGCTCATTGAAAATAATCCATAAGGGACGGGAGGTCGCGCTGTATTTTAAGGGGCAGTCGGACGGGGTTTTCGATCCCGATGATTATTTCGAGTTTTATGGGCAGGCCGGCCGGGGCGACTCCACCTATTATCATCAGTTCTCCAACGCCAATGTGTATTACCTGTCATTGACCGGATCCTTAGGCGCCCGGATGGCGGAGGAGGAGGGAACCCCGGTTCTATCGGGAATGACACCGGCCAGCCACTTTTCCGAGACCCTCCATTTTGAAAAGGACAGCCTGTTCTACAGGCTGAGCAGCTTGAACAGCGATCAGCACGACCGGTGGTTCTGGAAAAGGCTGGATTATCCGGCCAGCGCGGTGATAGGCCTCGATATTCCCTCCCCGCATATTTCTTCGGGCGACAGCTTTATCATCAAGGGCAGCCTGCACGGAATAACTACGGACTGGCATCATGTCCAGCTGCTGCTGAACGGGTATTTGATAGCCGATCTTGCCTGGTATGAGCAGACCGAGAAAGAATTCAGCGCCAAATTCCCGGCAGCAGCAGTCATTAACGGGGCCAACAGTCTGACAGTCAGGCATGATACCACCTCCAATACCAGCAACAAGATACTGATCAACTGGCTTGAAATCGATTATAAAAGGGGTTTCGCCGTACCCGGCGGGGACCTGACGTTCGCCGCCGATAACAGCATTTCCGATTCCCTGGTGCAGTACACCCTGACCGGATTGCCGGCCTACACCGTCGATGTTTACAAGCTGGGTATTAGCAAGATAGTCGGATCGGCGATAACCCTGGGGGTCAGTGGCCTGGATTACGATCTATCCTTTCAGGACAGGATATACGGCGATGAAAGATATGTGGTCATCCGGAGCGACAATAAAAAAAGGCTTTCCCCGGGGGATCTGGCGCCGAACAAAGCGTCAAACTTAAGGGATCCGGCATTCATCGGTACCGAATATGTCGTCATAACGTCGGATGAATTGACCGCCTCGGCAGGGAAGATGGTCCAGATCCGGGGGGCAAGCTACCCCAATGCGATCTATGCGCTGACGACGGATATCTACGACGAGTTCAACGATGGAATACCAGCGGACAAAGCAATAAAGGATTACCTTAAGTACGCTTTTGAAAACTGGTCGATCCAGCCGGAATATGTCTTATTGATGGGCGACGGCAGCTACGATCCCCGGAATGTCATGGGTAACAGCAAGCCCGACCAGATCCCGGTCCATTTAACCAGGACCGATTGGTACGGCGGGGTGGCTGATGATGATTATTTCGTAAGGGTCAAGGGAGATGATTTTCTGCCGGACATGTCGATAGGCCGGCTGCCGGTGAATTCCAACCAGGAATTTGCCGTTTGGGACAACAAACGCCAGTTGTATGATCAGCGGTTGTTCCTGGACCGGTGGCATAAGGACATCCTGTTTGTTGCCGGATGGCCCTTGAATGTCGAGGATAATTTTTACAGCCCCAGCGATAAGCTGGCGGCCATGGTTTCCCCGGCATACGATATAGCCAAGGTATATCACGGCTCTGCCTACCAGAACAAGGAGGACCTGATAAGCCGCCTCAATCAGGGGGTGGCGGTGGCGGTGTTTTACGGGCACGGCGGGGCCCAGCTGTGGTCGCACGGGAGCTTCTTCTGGTATTATGATGTCCCCCGGCTGAATAACTGGGGGAGGTGGCCCCTGATCGGATCTTTCACCTGTTCCTCGGGCGCTTTTGAGAGCCCGTTATATACCTCCATCAGCGAATCTTTCATTTTCAACCCCGGAGGGGCTATCGGGATTTACACCAGCAGCGGAGCTTCCTACGGGGACAGCATCACCGGCTGCGTCATGGAAAACACCTTCATGGATGCCTGGGATAGGAGGGGGTTCCGGTATTTTGGAGACATCGCCTTGTCCTCCAAATACAGCCTGTCCGGCGGACTGCCGCCATCCGGCCAGTCCCTGGACATGCTGGCCAGTTATAACCTGCTGGGCGATCCGGCGGTACGGCTGGCCCTTCCGGATACCGGGTTGAGGGTTGAAATATCACAGACGGCGGTTTTCCCCGGGGACTCCACCCAGGTAAAAATAACCGGGCCTTTTGGACCCGGCCTGGCGGTAATTTCATTATATGACTCGGGGCGGAGAATCGTTTCGCAGAATGCCTTCTCCAGCTCGGCGGGGCAGGCCCAAACGTACCTAACCATCCCCGACTCGGCGCTTTCCGGGCAGGCTTACTTGAAGATATACCTGAAAGATGAGAATTCCGATTGGGTGGCCGTGGAATATTTGGGCATCAGCCGGCCGGCCGTATCGGGGATCAAGGTAATCCCTTCCGCCCCCACCGACATCGACAGCATACAGATCACCGGGATAGTCCAGAGCCTTGACGGCATCGATTCGGTGTGGTGCCGCTGGCACTGGGGAAGCTACAACGATACCACCGACACCGGAAACGTCTTTAATCAGTCATTGATGACCCTGTCCGGAGATTCCGCCAGGCTGAACAGCAAACTGTACCTGGCCGGGCTGGAGGGAAACTATCCTTCGCAGTCGGAGATCTACCTGGTGTTCCGTGTTTCGGCCCAGGATACTTTGGGCAATATCACGACCGGGCGCTGGGAAAACCACAAGATACTGCGCCGGGCCGATCTGACCCCCTCCAGCCAGGCTCAGGGGTCGGTTTACCTGGGCGGCAAGAGGGTGTTGACCATCAACGCCCCGATCAAGAACCAGGGGGATATCGATGCCGATTCGATCCCGGTATCTTTCCATCGTTCCGGCGATGATTCCCTGTTGGGTCTGGGACTTATTGACGCCATAACCGCCGGAGAGGAAAAGACGTTAAGCCTGCCATGGACGATCGAGGGGGAGTTCACCCAGCTTTATTACCGGATAGATCCCCTCCGGACCCTGGTGTTGCCGTATCCCCAGGAGGATACCACCAACGACAATTCGGCGGCCTATTGGGTGCCGTCACAGGATTTCTATTATTACCAACTGGATGCCAGGGGCAACAATCAGGATACCCTTGATTATTATTCCAAGATCAAAGCTTTTTTCCCCGATTCCTGCCTGCACGACAGCGCGGTGGCCATTATCGGGCGGAAGCTGTTCGATATAAACGGCATCGCCCAGTCCGGCCTGGTCCCCTTTGACAGCCTGGGGCAGGCCTATTTTGTGGGGCTGACGGATTCCTCCCGGGCTTTTGAAAACAACCGGGCGCTTTGGGTGTCCCTCCAGCTGGATAATATAGACAGCACTACGGACCTGAACCATCTTAAACTTTTCAGGAATGACGATATAACCGGATTTTGGCAGCTGATCCCCTCGCAGATTGACGGCAGCTATATCTCCGGGTTTTCTCCCCGGTCCGGGACATTTGCCGCCATGTACTCCACGGACACCACCGGTCCGCAGATAACCGCCAAGGTGGACCAGCAGGCGGTGGGCTGGGGGCAGGTTATCAGTGTTCCCGATCCCCAATATTCAGTCATGATCGAGGACCGGGATGGAATAAATGCCGATTCAATATGGCTTAAATTGGATAACCAGATAGTGAACCGGCCGGATTACAGCCTGGCGATCAATCCTGATAAAAGCCACAGTGTTCAGCTGGTGTATTCCGCCCGGTTGAAAAACGGAAGGCACAGCCTGGAGGCCGGGGCGGCTGATAATTTGGGCAATAAATCCACCCTCAAAATATTCAATGATGTGAAGATCGAGTTTGCCCTTAAAGAAATCGCAAACTATCCCAATCCGGTAAACGGGGACATCACGACCTTTTATTTCTATGTGGGTGATGTGGCCGACAAATATGAACTTAAGATATACACTGTCGCGGGAAGGCTGATAAAGACCTTCCAGGGGGGATTGACCTCCGGGGTGCGTACTTTTGGATGGGATCTGCGTGATGAGAGCGGAAGGGGCGTCGCCAATGGGGTCTATTTTTATAAGGTCACAGTTTCCCAGGGGGGACAGGTCAAGGAGAGGACCGGTAAGATGGCGGTTCTTCGGTAG
- a CDS encoding FlgD immunoglobulin-like domain containing protein gives MTITVAGFASLLSYAQVWTADSNLTNSDGGSYTTANNSHSLAVFENCIYLAWYDFYSSPNNMGCQIRFKRYDGSVWSGDTTVGLIGNSRLNNWYPSCATDAAGNFHLAWETNEFTTDIENFEIAYRRYSSNQWTGITRLTVSSGPSTNPAIAIAGDGRLFAFWQDKRSGLYRVYYKIYAGSSWGSEGVLGENADYCGMPSVTMCQGLPAVVWEDFSSGTFQVRFRKMSAGGWEGDSLISHSSLGAFSPAIAADNFGNIHVVWEDWSLNSSKICYRKYSLLSRNWGPETVLSATAFRTEGPVMVCRDSLVDIFWADDRSGYYEIYHRQSTNGSWGQEEPVTDQRAWAVSPSVAADSRGNMHLVWTGDQPAVNKSPDIFIKSLFIDPWPPKDDGLSDSDIKPWCSITTFPNPTSDRSVLKYIIASPAGSLSGQLPISYNGRMDVYNVAGQLVTTLLTGDLAEGEHSLEWNGRDRAGRKVPSGIYFAKLTSGAASAVAKIMVVR, from the coding sequence ATGACCATAACGGTCGCTGGATTTGCTTCCCTTCTGTCCTATGCCCAGGTTTGGACGGCCGACAGCAACCTGACCAACTCCGACGGGGGATCATACACTACGGCCAATAACAGCCACAGCCTGGCGGTTTTCGAAAATTGCATCTATCTGGCCTGGTACGATTTCTATTCAAGCCCAAACAACATGGGCTGCCAGATCAGGTTCAAGCGATACGATGGGAGCGTCTGGTCCGGCGACACCACGGTCGGTTTGATCGGCAACAGCCGGCTCAACAACTGGTATCCTTCATGCGCCACCGATGCTGCGGGAAATTTCCACCTGGCCTGGGAAACCAACGAGTTCACCACCGATATCGAGAACTTCGAGATCGCCTACCGGAGATACAGCAGCAATCAATGGACCGGAATTACCAGGCTTACCGTCAGCTCCGGTCCGTCCACCAATCCCGCGATCGCCATTGCCGGGGACGGCCGCCTGTTCGCCTTCTGGCAGGATAAGAGGAGCGGCCTTTATCGGGTTTACTATAAGATATACGCCGGATCCAGCTGGGGGTCGGAGGGCGTCCTGGGAGAGAATGCCGATTATTGCGGGATGCCGAGCGTCACCATGTGCCAGGGACTGCCGGCGGTGGTCTGGGAGGATTTCAGCTCCGGAACCTTTCAGGTAAGGTTCCGAAAAATGTCCGCCGGCGGCTGGGAGGGCGACAGCCTTATCAGTCATAGCTCGCTGGGGGCATTCAGCCCGGCCATAGCCGCCGATAATTTCGGCAACATCCATGTGGTCTGGGAGGATTGGTCGCTTAACAGCTCCAAGATATGCTACCGGAAGTATTCCCTCCTGTCACGGAATTGGGGCCCGGAAACGGTTCTCAGCGCCACTGCTTTCCGGACCGAGGGCCCGGTCATGGTCTGCCGGGATAGTCTGGTGGATATCTTCTGGGCGGATGACCGCAGCGGCTACTACGAGATATATCACCGGCAGAGCACCAACGGCAGCTGGGGACAGGAGGAGCCGGTGACCGATCAGAGGGCCTGGGCGGTATCACCTTCGGTGGCGGCCGATTCCCGGGGCAATATGCATCTGGTCTGGACCGGTGATCAGCCGGCAGTCAATAAAAGCCCGGATATATTCATCAAAAGTTTATTCATAGATCCCTGGCCCCCGAAGGATGATGGCCTGTCAGATAGTGATATCAAACCTTGGTGCAGCATCACGACTTTTCCCAACCCGACATCGGACCGTTCGGTCCTAAAATATATCATAGCATCACCTGCCGGCAGCCTGTCGGGCCAACTTCCGATATCATATAACGGCCGGATGGATGTTTACAATGTTGCCGGCCAGCTGGTCACTACGCTGTTAACCGGTGATTTAGCCGAAGGGGAACACTCCTTGGAATGGAACGGCCGGGACCGGGCCGGCCGGAAAGTGCCCAGCGGCATTTATTTTGCTAAATTGACTTCCGGGGCGGCCTCGGCGGTGGCAAAAATTATGGTAGTGAGGTAA